A region of uncultured Anaeromusa sp. DNA encodes the following proteins:
- a CDS encoding cob(I)yrinic acid a,c-diamide adenosyltransferase encodes MSVYTRTGDGGTTSLYSKERVSKDDVRVEAYGTVDEASAAMGAARALVGVFPWAEACLQTLQSELIDLNADLATHFVEQAAGRITEAHVARLEAVIDEMEQRRIPQHYFVTPGESKASAALDVARTIVRRAERRTITLSQKAFVPEADRRYLNRLSDLLFVMARCVEQEEVVQKATTQIVERLAAGQQRKEGSACKEAKTLLDKAKHILEEAEYKAMEIGVPMVMAVVDAGGNLVAQHRMDGSLLASISLALDKAYTAAALKMSTEEAAQLVQPGGPLYGLNTAQQGRFIVFGGGLPLLDGKEVLGGIGVSGGAVHEDVQVANAALAAWKNVRA; translated from the coding sequence GGCGTACGGCACAGTGGATGAAGCCAGTGCGGCCATGGGTGCAGCCCGTGCGCTAGTTGGCGTATTTCCCTGGGCGGAAGCATGCCTGCAGACGCTGCAAAGCGAGCTGATCGATTTGAATGCCGATTTGGCGACGCACTTTGTCGAGCAAGCGGCAGGGCGCATTACCGAAGCTCATGTGGCTAGGCTGGAAGCAGTCATCGATGAAATGGAGCAACGGCGCATTCCTCAGCATTACTTTGTTACGCCCGGCGAGTCGAAAGCCAGCGCGGCGTTGGATGTGGCGCGCACCATAGTGCGCCGGGCCGAAAGGCGTACGATTACGTTAAGTCAAAAGGCGTTTGTACCCGAAGCGGATCGCCGTTATTTGAACCGGTTGTCAGATTTGCTTTTTGTGATGGCTCGCTGTGTAGAGCAAGAAGAAGTGGTGCAAAAAGCAACAACCCAAATTGTGGAGCGATTGGCGGCGGGACAACAGCGTAAGGAAGGCTCGGCTTGCAAGGAGGCGAAAACCTTGCTGGACAAAGCAAAACATATTTTGGAAGAAGCGGAATATAAGGCCATGGAAATCGGTGTGCCTATGGTTATGGCGGTGGTAGATGCCGGAGGCAATCTGGTAGCGCAGCATCGTATGGATGGGTCACTTTTAGCCAGTATCTCACTGGCGTTAGATAAGGCCTATACGGCGGCAGCGCTGAAGATGTCTACGGAGGAAGCGGCGCAATTAGTGCAGCCGGGAGGTCCCTTGTATGGCCTTAATACGGCGCAGCAAGGACGCTTTATTGTTTTTGGCGGCGGCTTACCGCTATTGGACGGCAAAGAAGTCCTAGGCGGGATCGGCGTCAGCGGCGGCGCAGTGCATGAAGATGTGCAAGTTGCCAATGCAGCTTTAGCCGCCTGGAAAAACGTCCGGGCCTAA
- a CDS encoding aldehyde dehydrogenase family protein: MVVDQALIAKITAEIVASLQDGEGSSKQVQDGIFDTVDEAVDAARKAYKELKSFSRMEREKFVQAIRDAAYTNAATMAEMAVWESGMGRVSDKILKNQLAATKSPGTEDLKPVAWTGDDGLTLLEMGPYGVIGSITPTTNPTETIICNGIGMIAAGNAIFFSPHPTAKNTSLWTIRLFNEAVVKAGGPANLMTSVANPSIEAANAMMKHPDINMLVATGGPGVVKAVLSSGKKAIGAGAGNPPVVVDETADIPKAAKDIVNGCSFDNNLPCIAEKEVIAVGSIADQLMMYMQRNGAYLINKEQREALKEVIMTAKEGKIAEGCTGPANKVYGINKDYVGKSAQYILDKIGINVPDTIKVVLCEAPADHPFVVEELMMPVLPVVSVKDIDAAIALAVKVEHGNRHTAIMHSKNVDNLTQMAKAIETTIFVKNAPSYAGIGVGGEGYTTFTIAGPTGEGLTSAKSFTRQRRCVLVDGFSIV, from the coding sequence ATGGTAGTAGATCAGGCGCTGATAGCAAAAATAACTGCTGAAATTGTAGCTTCGCTGCAAGATGGCGAAGGAAGCTCGAAACAAGTACAAGACGGCATTTTTGATACGGTGGATGAAGCCGTTGATGCCGCCCGTAAGGCATACAAAGAGCTGAAAAGTTTTTCTCGTATGGAACGAGAAAAGTTCGTTCAAGCTATACGGGATGCTGCCTATACCAATGCTGCTACGATGGCGGAAATGGCGGTATGGGAAAGCGGTATGGGACGTGTAAGCGACAAGATTCTTAAAAACCAGTTGGCGGCTACTAAAAGCCCTGGTACGGAGGATCTGAAGCCTGTCGCGTGGACTGGAGACGACGGCTTGACGTTGCTGGAGATGGGGCCCTATGGAGTGATTGGTTCTATTACACCAACCACCAATCCTACGGAAACCATCATTTGCAATGGCATTGGCATGATTGCTGCAGGTAATGCGATTTTCTTCAGTCCTCATCCGACGGCGAAAAATACGTCCCTGTGGACCATTCGGCTTTTCAATGAAGCCGTTGTTAAAGCCGGCGGTCCGGCTAACCTTATGACTTCAGTAGCGAACCCATCCATTGAGGCGGCTAATGCCATGATGAAACATCCGGACATCAACATGCTGGTAGCTACCGGCGGACCAGGTGTGGTAAAAGCGGTTCTGTCATCCGGCAAAAAGGCCATCGGTGCCGGTGCAGGAAACCCGCCTGTCGTTGTTGATGAAACAGCGGACATTCCCAAAGCGGCCAAGGATATTGTCAACGGATGTTCCTTTGACAACAACTTGCCTTGCATTGCGGAAAAAGAAGTCATCGCGGTCGGCTCGATTGCTGACCAACTGATGATGTACATGCAACGTAATGGTGCGTATTTGATCAATAAAGAGCAGCGCGAAGCCCTCAAAGAAGTCATTATGACTGCCAAAGAAGGCAAAATTGCTGAAGGGTGTACAGGTCCTGCTAATAAGGTCTATGGCATCAACAAGGACTATGTGGGAAAATCGGCCCAGTACATTTTGGATAAGATCGGCATTAATGTGCCGGATACGATCAAAGTAGTACTGTGTGAAGCTCCAGCAGATCACCCGTTTGTTGTGGAAGAACTGATGATGCCGGTATTGCCGGTGGTGTCTGTTAAGGACATCGATGCCGCCATTGCCTTGGCGGTTAAAGTAGAGCATGGCAACCGCCATACGGCCATCATGCATTCCAAAAACGTGGACAATTTGACCCAAATGGCCAAAGCCATTGAAACCACCATTTTTGTAAAAAATGCACCGTCTTATGCTGGGATTGGCGTAGGCGGCGAAGGGTACACCACCTTTACGATTGCCGGCCCCACCGGCGAAGGACTGACTTCCGCCAAGAGCTTTACCCGTCAGCGCCGTTGCGTGCTGGTGGATGGCTTCTCCATCGTTTGA